Proteins from one Telopea speciosissima isolate NSW1024214 ecotype Mountain lineage chromosome 1, Tspe_v1, whole genome shotgun sequence genomic window:
- the LOC122647563 gene encoding 21 kDa seed protein-like, translating into MWNRALVLLGLPILAFVQVIDGFSHHHHHHHHHRFDHQSAVHDTDGNKLQAGMSYYIVSAIRGGGGGGVSPGRRESSTSQSHTAHTPTVKQSSYDRNMGTPVMFSPASSEHPELELPSVEEEETMIIRESMDMNICFSGMDNRAWQVEERREQSSGWWWSSSKNSSLRYVTVKGKPGHPGESTVRNWFRIERISEGSPVYRIVYCPNVCESCHVVCGRVGITKENGERWLSVSEHREFPFVFVRARQSHDNNSKDE; encoded by the coding sequence ATGTGGAACAGAGCTCTCGTCCTTTTGGGATTGCCGATTTTGGCCTTCGTTCAGGTCATAGATGGCTtctctcatcatcatcaccaccaccaccaccaccggtTCGACCATCAATCCGCAGTGCATGATACCGACGGCAATAAGCTCCAAGCAGGGATGTCGTACTACATTGTCTCCGCAATCAGGGGAGGCGGCGGCGGAGGTGTCTCGCCAGGAAGGAGAGAGAGCTCCACCAGTCAAAGTCACACGGCCCACACCCCAACAGTGAAACAGAGCTCCTACGACAGGAACATGGGTACCCCAGTGATGTTCTCTCCAGCATCCTCAGAACACCCAGAATTGGAATTGCCGTCtgtagaagaagaggaaacgaTGATAATTCGAGAATCAATGGACATGAACATTTGCTTCTCTGGAATGGACAATAGAGCGTGGCAGGTGGAAGAAAGGAGGGAGCAATCCTcagggtggtggtggtcgtcGTCAAAGAATTCGAGTTTGAGGTATGTGACAGTTAAGGGGAAGCCAGGGCACCCAGGGGAGTCGACAGTGAGGAACTGGTTCAGAATCGAGAGGATAAGCGAGGGTAGCCCTGTATATAGGATCGTCTACTGTCCAAACGTGTGCGAGTCTTGCCATGTGGTGTGCGGGAGGGTTGGGATCACCAAGGAGAACGGCGAACGATGGCTATCGGTTTCAGAGCACAGAGAGTTCCCTTTTGTCTTCGTCAGAGCTAGGCAGTCCCACGACAACAACAGCAAGGATGAATAG